In Thalassophryne amazonica chromosome 14, fThaAma1.1, whole genome shotgun sequence, one DNA window encodes the following:
- the LOC117525338 gene encoding cytoplasmic protein NCK2-like, producing the protein MQLLPSCAGGAQAMSEHAQEVIVVAKWDYTAQQDQELDIRKNERLFLLDDSKTWWRVRNAANQTGYVPSNYVERKNSLKKGSLVKNIKDTLGLGKTKRKTSTRDASPTPSSDTEYPTNGSGGVGGGAAERIYDLNIPTVVKFAYTAERDDELTLVKGSRVVVMEKCSDGWWRGSQGGRVGWFPSNYVQEELSGPDERGERDSSRGFNGGSQGTTLANGRPGCRGGVLHLVQTLYPFSSVTEEELNFEKGEVMEVVEKPENDPEWWRCKNSRGMVGLVPKNYVTVLDEQPGPPSSTTSSPQKRLVAPACSGRFAGRDWYYGDITRHQAECILNERGEEGDFLIRDSESSPSDFSVSLKAVGKNKHFKVQLSDDIYCIGQRRFNSMDELVEHYKKAPIFTSEHGDKLYLVKALL; encoded by the exons ATGCAGCTACTGCCCTCATGTGCCGGTGGTGCACAAGCGATGTCCGAACATGCACA AGAGGTGATTGTTGTAGCCAAGTGGGACTACACGGCCCAGCAAGACCAGGAACTTGACATCCGTAAAAATGAGCGTCTCTTCCTGCTGGACGACTCAAAGACCTGGTGGCGTGTCCGTAATGCTGCTAACCAAACGGGTTATGTTCCATCGAATTACGTTGAGCGCAAGAACAGCCTGAAGAAAGGCTCTCTGGTGAAGAACATCAAAGACACTCTGG gCCTTGGTAAAACAAAGAGGAAGACGAGCACCCGAGATGCTTCTCCAACACCAAGCTCGGACACAGAGTACCCTACCAATGGCAGTGGTGGAGTCGGAGGAGGAGCTGCCGAGAGAATCTACGACCTCAATATCCCCACTGTGGTGAAGTTTGCCTACACAGCAGAGAGGGACGACGAGCTAACCCTGGTGAAGGGCTCCAGGGTTGTTGTGATGGAAAAGTGCAGCGATGGATGGTGGCGGGGAAGTCAAGGGGGCAGAGTTGGTTGGTTTCCATCCAATTATGTTCAGGAGGAACTAAGCGGACCAGACGAAAGGGGTGAGAGAGATTCCTCACGCGGCTTCAATGGAGGTTCTCAAGGGACTACACTAGCCAATGGCCGCCCAGGCTGCCGTGGCGGAGTGCTCCATCTGGTTCAAACACTTTACCCCTTCAGCTCCGTCACAGAGGAGGAGCTGAACTTTGAGAAAGGAGAGGTCATGGAAGTGGTAGAGAAGCCGGAGAATGACCCAGAGTGGTGGAGGTGTAAGAACTCGCGTGGTATGGTGGGTCTGGTCCCCAAGAACTATGTGACCGTGCTGGATGAGCAACCCGGCCCACCCTCCTCTACAACGAGCTCCCCGCAAAAACGCTTGGTAGCACCAGCATGCTCGGGAAGGTTTGCCGGGAGGGACTGGTACTATGGCGACATCACCCGACACCAAGCTGAGTGTATACTTAATGAGAGGGGAGAGGAGGGTGACTTCCTCATACGAGACAGTGAATCCTCG CCCAGTGATTTCTCTGTGTCGCTGAAGGCGGTCGGTAAGAACAAGCACTTCAAGGTGCAGCTGTCAGATGACATTTACTGTATCGGCCAGCGCAGGTTCAACTCCATGGATGAGCTGGTGGAGCACTACAAGAAAGCGCCCATCTTCACCAGCGAGCACGGGGACAAGCTCTACCTGGTCAAAGCGCTGCTGTGA